In the genome of Streptomyces globosus, one region contains:
- a CDS encoding VOC family protein → MNWTLEVVPVPVTDIDRAKEFYAEKAGFKVDVDSEVAPGTRIVQLTPPGSRCSIAMIQGMPAMPGTKETAPGALHGLQLCVTDIEAARAELVARGVDVSPVRHFGESGWEDGRGGTWNSFMTFRDPDGNGWLVQEAPSELSER, encoded by the coding sequence GTGAACTGGACCCTGGAAGTCGTCCCCGTCCCCGTCACCGACATCGACCGCGCGAAGGAGTTCTACGCGGAGAAGGCCGGCTTCAAGGTTGACGTCGACAGCGAGGTCGCCCCCGGCACGCGCATCGTCCAGCTGACACCGCCCGGATCCCGCTGCTCGATCGCCATGATCCAGGGCATGCCCGCGATGCCCGGCACGAAGGAGACGGCCCCGGGCGCCCTGCACGGCCTCCAGCTGTGCGTCACGGACATCGAGGCGGCCCGGGCCGAGCTGGTCGCCCGCGGCGTCGACGTCTCGCCGGTGCGCCACTTCGGCGAGTCCGGCTGGGAGGACGGCAGGGGCGGCACCTGGAACTCGTTCATGACCTTCCGCGACCCCGACGGCAACGGCTGGCTCGTCCAGGAGGCCCCCTCGGAACTCTCGGAGCGCTGA